In Nocardia yunnanensis, one DNA window encodes the following:
- a CDS encoding peptide synthetase produces MFRRPISPTELIYFPMRDLAPPFLMQLVVEGQGSIDPEDLRRAVATAAAANPGARLVRDGKHWVDSGTTPAVRVVDHALRYPALEADPVLTSPIGPTPDATVEVLLLTAAPTTLVFRVFHGVMDGMGMVMWATDVLRALRGEEPIGAPDPVADAELVAKVGAPGRPTLMLPRYRSAVGHGRQDPGEHRHLLRTRTIHATGPGALMRVAALLAEEGGPISRIMIPVDLRRHDPALRSTANLALPLFLDVRPGVDWRQLNEIKRTGLRKNRELNQMDNGGLKYLPQAAGRGLLRTLNFLGARTGRNLASATVSHMGRYDLDELAVPGFAPTAIKVMPQHSVAMPLLMGMTECGGRTELTVSVRNGRGVPERLDALLDRIVRTLETELTPTNSDANR; encoded by the coding sequence ATGTTCCGCCGTCCCATCTCCCCCACCGAACTCATCTACTTCCCCATGCGGGACCTGGCGCCGCCGTTTCTGATGCAGCTGGTGGTCGAGGGCCAGGGCAGCATCGACCCGGAGGATCTGCGGCGCGCGGTCGCCACCGCGGCCGCCGCGAATCCGGGTGCGCGGCTGGTCCGCGACGGCAAGCACTGGGTCGACAGCGGTACCACCCCCGCCGTCCGCGTCGTCGATCACGCGCTGCGATACCCCGCGCTGGAGGCCGATCCGGTGCTCACCAGCCCGATCGGCCCGACCCCGGACGCCACGGTGGAGGTGCTGCTGCTCACGGCCGCGCCGACCACCCTGGTGTTCCGCGTCTTCCACGGCGTCATGGACGGCATGGGCATGGTCATGTGGGCCACCGACGTGCTGCGGGCGCTGCGCGGCGAGGAACCGATCGGCGCGCCCGATCCCGTCGCGGACGCGGAACTGGTGGCCAAGGTCGGCGCGCCCGGACGTCCGACGCTCATGCTGCCGCGCTACCGCTCGGCGGTCGGGCACGGCCGCCAGGACCCTGGTGAACACCGGCACCTGTTGCGCACCAGGACGATTCACGCCACCGGTCCGGGCGCGCTCATGCGGGTGGCGGCGCTGCTCGCGGAAGAGGGCGGGCCGATCTCGCGCATCATGATCCCCGTCGACCTCCGCCGCCACGATCCGGCGCTGCGCTCCACCGCCAATCTGGCGCTGCCGCTGTTCCTGGATGTGCGGCCCGGCGTGGACTGGCGGCAGCTCAACGAGATCAAACGGACGGGATTGCGGAAGAACCGCGAGCTCAACCAGATGGACAACGGCGGCCTGAAGTACCTGCCGCAGGCCGCCGGACGTGGGCTGTTGCGCACCCTGAACTTCCTGGGCGCGCGCACCGGCCGGAATCTGGCCTCGGCCACCGTCTCCCATATGGGCCGCTACGACCTCGACGAGCTCGCCGTCCCCGGCTTCGCCCCCACCGCCATCAAGGTGATGCCGCAGCACAGCGTCGCCATGCCGCTGCTGATGGGCATGACCGAATGCGGCGGCCGCACCGAGCTGACCGTCTCGGTCCGCAATGGCCGCGGTGTCCCCGAGCGACTCGACGCCCTGCTCGACC
- a CDS encoding NAD-dependent epimerase/dehydratase family protein, producing the protein MKALVTGGSGFLGGALVRRLVRGGDYEVAVLARPTSNLRDLADVIDRVEIVTGDLTDQVSLERATKGVDVVFHSAARVDDRGTRAQFVAENVTATENLVRAAKRNGVSRFVFVSSPSALMDRDGGDQIDVDESLPYPRRYLNLYSETKAAAERFVLASNTPDFTTCALRPRAIWGAGDRSGPIVRLLGRAAEGTLPDLSYGKQVLASLCHVENIVEACVLAAASENVGGKPYFIADAEQTDVWSFLGEVATDLGYPKPTRQPNRRVLDAIVATIETVWRIPFVATRWSPPLSRYVVALMTRSATYDTSAATRDFGYRPLVDRDTGLADFLAWLETQGGVTALNAQI; encoded by the coding sequence GTGAAGGCATTGGTGACCGGCGGATCCGGGTTCCTGGGCGGTGCGCTGGTGCGCCGCCTGGTCCGCGGCGGCGACTACGAGGTGGCCGTGCTGGCCCGGCCCACCAGCAATCTGCGCGACCTCGCCGACGTGATCGACCGCGTCGAGATCGTCACCGGCGACCTCACCGACCAGGTGTCGCTGGAACGCGCCACCAAGGGCGTGGACGTGGTCTTCCACAGCGCCGCGCGGGTGGACGATCGCGGCACTCGCGCGCAGTTCGTGGCCGAGAACGTCACGGCCACCGAGAATCTGGTGCGCGCGGCCAAACGCAACGGCGTCTCGCGCTTCGTTTTCGTCTCCAGCCCCAGCGCACTCATGGACCGCGACGGCGGCGACCAGATCGACGTGGACGAATCACTGCCGTACCCACGGCGATACCTGAACCTCTACTCCGAGACCAAGGCCGCGGCCGAACGCTTCGTCCTGGCCTCGAACACACCGGATTTCACCACGTGCGCGCTGCGCCCGCGCGCCATCTGGGGTGCGGGCGACCGGTCCGGGCCGATCGTGCGTTTGCTGGGCCGCGCGGCGGAGGGCACGCTCCCGGATCTGTCGTACGGCAAACAGGTCCTGGCCTCCCTGTGCCATGTGGAGAACATCGTCGAGGCGTGCGTACTGGCGGCCGCATCCGAAAATGTAGGCGGCAAGCCGTATTTCATCGCTGATGCCGAGCAGACCGACGTCTGGAGCTTCCTCGGCGAGGTGGCCACCGACCTGGGCTATCCGAAGCCGACGCGGCAACCCAACCGACGGGTCCTGGACGCGATCGTCGCCACCATCGAAACCGTCTGGCGCATACCGTTCGTCGCCACCCGGTGGTCACCGCCGCTGTCGCGCTACGTGGTCGCCCTGATGACCCGCTCCGCCACCTACGACACCTCCGCCGCCACCCGCGATTTCGGCTACCGGCCGCTCGTGGACCGCGACACCGGCCTGGCCGACTTCCTGGCCTGGCTCGAAACCCAAGGCGGCGTCACGGCTTTGAACGCCCAGATCTAG
- a CDS encoding 3-oxoacyl-ACP synthase III family protein: MPQSRFESIGAYLPEKRVTTAELLSQLKEVPEFDLERITGVKERRFRDTRPESREDSFVLAMKAVEDSLSRSSYAAGDLDVIISTSITRSKHGTRMYMEPSFAGAIGRAIGARDDVIAFDLSNACAGMMSGVYILDRMIRSGAVKRGIVVSGEAITPIAETAVNEISSKYDLQFASLTVGDSGACVVLDEAVDDNDKIHYIELTTASEFSHLCLGMPSDKTNGVALYTDNRKMHNEARFLLWTDTQRNFMEQRGITFADEDFDYIIHHQFGAAAIPFMNAIAEREFGHPMPPDLNVIEKYGNTSSTSHFIVLHDQLSQQAIASGSKILMIPAASGVVGGFLSTTISSLKV, translated from the coding sequence GTGCCGCAATCTCGATTCGAGTCCATCGGCGCCTATTTGCCCGAGAAGCGTGTCACCACAGCAGAATTGCTTTCGCAATTGAAGGAGGTCCCCGAGTTCGATCTCGAACGAATCACGGGGGTCAAGGAACGGCGCTTCCGCGACACCCGGCCGGAGAGCCGGGAGGATTCCTTCGTCCTGGCCATGAAGGCCGTCGAGGACAGTCTGTCCAGGTCATCCTATGCTGCAGGCGATCTCGACGTCATCATCTCCACCTCCATCACGCGCTCGAAGCACGGCACCCGGATGTACATGGAGCCGTCCTTCGCCGGCGCCATCGGCCGCGCGATCGGCGCTCGCGACGATGTCATCGCCTTCGATCTCTCGAATGCCTGCGCGGGCATGATGAGTGGCGTCTACATTCTCGACAGAATGATTCGCAGTGGCGCGGTGAAACGCGGAATAGTGGTCAGCGGTGAAGCGATCACCCCCATTGCGGAAACCGCCGTGAACGAGATTTCCAGTAAATACGACCTGCAATTCGCGTCCCTGACAGTCGGCGACTCGGGCGCGTGCGTGGTGCTGGACGAGGCGGTCGACGACAACGACAAGATCCACTACATCGAGCTGACCACCGCCTCGGAGTTCTCGCACCTGTGCCTGGGCATGCCCAGCGACAAGACCAATGGCGTGGCGCTCTACACCGACAATCGCAAGATGCACAACGAGGCCCGGTTCCTGCTGTGGACCGACACTCAGCGCAACTTCATGGAGCAGCGCGGAATCACCTTCGCCGACGAGGATTTCGACTACATCATTCACCACCAGTTCGGCGCCGCGGCGATTCCGTTCATGAACGCCATCGCCGAACGCGAGTTCGGCCACCCGATGCCGCCGGACCTGAATGTCATCGAGAAGTACGGAAACACTTCCAGCACTTCGCATTTCATCGTGCTGCACGATCAGCTGAGCCAGCAGGCCATCGCGTCCGGATCCAAGATCCTGATGATCCCGGCCGCCTCCGGCGTGGTCGGCGGCTTCCTGTCCACCACCATCTCGTCGCTGAAGGTCTGA
- a CDS encoding fatty acid CoA ligase family protein gives MSSATYWQAIDRFRAVVAADPDREAVFYPAGKTASGLPDYRHLTYRELDEWSDTIGLHLITAGVGRGTRTIVLVLPSPELYAIMLGLLKIGAVPVVIDPGMGLRKMLNCLRAADAEAFIGIPQAHAARVLFRRYFRSVRVTLTVGPRWFWGGPTLRDWDAPVTTGRLGDRLRSELATTGPRGAKAAARLEELLAALESRRAARASEHRAPFDAFTLRDRVPAPGDELLLIAYTTGSTGPAKAVEMTHGNLSAMLEQVHAARGRVDPGTSLITLPLVGILDMLLGSRCVLPPLVPSKVGSTDPAHVVDALNRFGVRTMFASPAVLIPLLRHLEQHRTPVPTLHSIFSGGAPVPDWCIAGLRRVLAADAEVYAGYGSTEALPMSTIESRELLDGLAERAQLGDGTCVGRPAEGVRARLVAITDDPLPTWAQAEARESELVGTRGIGELVVSGPNVSTRYYWPESANAAGKIHDGDVIWHRTGDLAWIDGEERIWFCGRKSQRLQTVDGPMFSVQVEQVFNALPGVARTALVGVGSRGTQLPVLCVEAEPGADTTVLIAELRKRAAEFEVTAPVSTFLFHPEFPVDIRHNAKIGREQLAVWAAERLGKDNGR, from the coding sequence GTGAGCTCCGCGACCTATTGGCAGGCCATAGACCGCTTCCGCGCGGTGGTGGCCGCCGATCCGGACCGTGAGGCGGTGTTCTACCCCGCGGGCAAGACCGCCTCCGGCCTCCCGGACTATCGCCATCTCACCTACCGTGAGCTCGACGAATGGTCCGACACCATCGGCCTGCACCTGATCACCGCCGGGGTGGGCCGCGGCACCCGCACCATCGTGCTGGTGCTGCCCAGCCCGGAGCTGTACGCGATCATGCTGGGGCTGTTGAAGATCGGCGCGGTGCCGGTGGTCATCGATCCGGGCATGGGGTTGCGCAAGATGCTCAACTGCCTGCGCGCCGCCGACGCCGAGGCCTTCATCGGGATCCCGCAGGCGCATGCCGCGCGGGTGCTGTTCCGCCGCTACTTCCGTTCCGTGCGGGTGACGCTCACCGTCGGCCCGCGCTGGTTCTGGGGCGGCCCGACGCTGCGTGACTGGGACGCTCCGGTGACCACGGGCCGTCTCGGCGACCGGTTGCGGTCCGAGCTGGCGACCACCGGTCCGCGGGGCGCGAAGGCGGCCGCCCGGCTCGAGGAGCTGCTGGCGGCCCTGGAATCCCGCAGGGCGGCACGCGCGAGCGAGCACCGCGCTCCCTTCGATGCCTTCACGCTGCGTGACCGGGTGCCCGCCCCCGGCGACGAGTTGCTGCTCATCGCCTACACGACCGGCAGCACCGGCCCCGCCAAGGCGGTCGAGATGACGCACGGGAACCTCAGCGCCATGCTCGAGCAGGTGCACGCCGCGCGCGGCCGGGTCGATCCAGGCACCTCGCTGATCACCCTGCCGCTCGTGGGGATTCTCGACATGCTGCTCGGATCCCGCTGTGTGCTACCGCCTTTGGTGCCGAGCAAGGTCGGCTCCACCGATCCGGCGCACGTGGTGGACGCGCTCAACCGATTCGGCGTGCGGACCATGTTCGCCTCACCGGCGGTATTGATCCCGCTACTGCGCCACCTCGAACAGCACCGCACCCCCGTGCCCACCCTGCACAGCATCTTCTCCGGCGGCGCTCCCGTCCCGGACTGGTGCATCGCCGGGTTGCGCCGGGTGCTGGCCGCCGACGCCGAGGTGTACGCCGGCTACGGCTCCACCGAGGCGCTGCCCATGTCCACCATCGAATCCCGTGAACTGCTCGACGGTTTGGCCGAACGCGCCCAGCTCGGGGACGGCACCTGCGTCGGACGGCCCGCCGAGGGCGTACGGGCGCGGCTGGTCGCCATCACCGACGATCCGCTGCCCACCTGGGCGCAGGCGGAGGCTCGCGAGTCGGAGCTGGTCGGCACGCGCGGAATCGGCGAGCTGGTGGTGTCGGGACCCAATGTGAGCACCCGCTACTACTGGCCGGAATCGGCGAACGCCGCCGGCAAGATCCACGACGGCGACGTGATCTGGCATCGCACCGGCGATCTGGCCTGGATCGACGGCGAGGAGCGAATCTGGTTCTGCGGCCGCAAGAGTCAGCGTCTGCAGACCGTCGACGGCCCGATGTTCTCGGTGCAGGTGGAGCAGGTCTTCAACGCGCTGCCCGGGGTGGCGCGCACGGCGCTGGTCGGCGTGGGCTCGCGCGGCACGCAGCTGCCGGTACTGTGCGTCGAAGCCGAGCCGGGCGCCGACACCACGGTGCTGATCGCCGAATTGCGCAAGCGTGCGGCCGAATTCGAGGTCACCGCGCCGGTTTCCACGTTCCTGTTCCATCCGGAATTCCCGGTCGACATCCGCCACAATGCCAAGATCGGCCGCGAACAGCTCGCGGTCTGGGCGGCGGAGCGGCTCGGAAAGGACAACGGACGATGA